In the genome of Pseudomonas sp. LBUM920, one region contains:
- a CDS encoding YqjD family protein codes for MANTSLRKASLESMEAEISSLLKSLESLKDDASDESRKTLKALKSNAENALKHSRHLISDAYEESKVKIRETGVATRDYAQEHPWTTAGVAVGALGLLAAYLLCKRGD; via the coding sequence ATGGCCAACACTTCTTTACGCAAAGCGTCGCTGGAAAGCATGGAAGCCGAGATTTCGAGCCTTCTCAAGTCCCTTGAGAGCCTTAAGGACGATGCGTCCGACGAGTCGCGCAAAACGCTGAAGGCCCTGAAAAGCAATGCCGAGAATGCCCTCAAGCATTCCCGTCATCTGATCAGCGATGCCTACGAAGAAAGCAAAGTCAAAATCCGCGAAACCGGTGTTGCAACCCGGGACTACGCACAAGAGCACCCATGGACTACCGCCGGCGTCGCCGTTGGCGCGCTGGGTCTGCTGGCGGCTTACCTGCTGTGCAAACGCGGCGACTGA